A genomic region of Candidatus Pseudomonas phytovorans contains the following coding sequences:
- the tsaB gene encoding tRNA (adenosine(37)-N6)-threonylcarbamoyltransferase complex dimerization subunit type 1 TsaB yields MTTLLALDTATEACSVALLHDGKVTSHYEVIPRQHAQKLLPMIKQLLAESGVALNALDAIAFGRGPGAFTGVRIAIGVVQGLAFALERPVLPVSNLAALAQGALREHGVQQVAAAIDARMDEVYWGCYQATAGEMRLVGREAVLPPEQVALPADSNGEWFGAGTGWGYAERLAVQVAASNPGALPNALDVLSLATFAWARGEAIVAEQAQPVYLRDNVATPKKS; encoded by the coding sequence ATGACCACCCTGCTGGCCCTGGATACCGCCACCGAAGCCTGTTCCGTCGCGCTGCTGCATGACGGCAAGGTAACCAGCCATTACGAGGTGATCCCGCGTCAGCACGCGCAAAAACTGCTGCCGATGATCAAGCAGTTGCTGGCCGAATCCGGCGTCGCGCTGAATGCACTGGATGCCATCGCCTTCGGCCGTGGCCCGGGCGCATTCACCGGCGTGCGTATCGCCATCGGCGTGGTCCAGGGCCTGGCCTTCGCGCTGGAGCGCCCGGTGCTGCCGGTGTCCAACCTGGCCGCACTGGCCCAGGGTGCCTTGCGCGAGCACGGCGTGCAGCAGGTGGCCGCGGCCATTGATGCGCGCATGGATGAAGTGTACTGGGGCTGCTACCAGGCCACAGCGGGCGAAATGCGCCTGGTCGGCCGCGAAGCGGTGTTGCCGCCCGAGCAGGTAGCGCTGCCAGCAGACAGCAATGGCGAGTGGTTCGGTGCCGGTACCGGATGGGGCTATGCCGAGCGGCTGGCGGTTCAGGTGGCGGCCAGCAACCCCGGCGCCTTGCCCAATGCGCTGGATGTCCTTAGCCTGGCCACTTTCGCCTGGGCGCGTGGCGAGGCAATCGTCGCCGAGCAGGCACAACCGGTTTATCTGCGCGATAATGTAGCTACGCCCAAAAAGAGCTGA